One genomic region from Cetobacterium sp. 8H encodes:
- a CDS encoding MarR family winged helix-turn-helix transcriptional regulator produces the protein MNNINKVNDVLENFYKLFYETEDLALKRGIKCLTHTELHIIEAIGKESLSMNELSDRLGITMGTATVAITKLREKGFIDRVRSDADRRKVYVSLSKKGLEALGYHNNYHKNIISTITENIPEKDLDHFTKTFELILKNLEDKTEFFKPHSVTEFPVGAVVSITEVKGTPIIQDYFSANGIEHYTSVKIVDSEEKDKVALLKEDGLILKVNLLDAKNIIAIKVEE, from the coding sequence ATGAATAATATAAATAAAGTTAATGATGTTTTAGAAAATTTCTATAAACTTTTTTACGAAACAGAAGATTTAGCTTTAAAAAGAGGAATCAAATGTTTAACACATACAGAGCTACATATAATTGAAGCTATTGGCAAGGAATCACTGAGTATGAATGAACTTTCTGATAGACTTGGAATAACTATGGGAACTGCTACTGTTGCAATTACAAAACTTAGAGAAAAAGGATTTATTGATAGAGTGCGTTCTGATGCTGACAGAAGAAAAGTTTATGTTTCTCTGTCAAAAAAAGGATTGGAAGCCTTAGGTTATCATAATAACTATCACAAAAATATAATATCTACTATCACAGAAAATATTCCTGAAAAAGATTTAGATCATTTTACTAAAACTTTTGAGTTGATATTAAAAAACCTTGAAGACAAAACAGAATTCTTCAAACCTCATTCAGTTACAGAGTTTCCAGTTGGTGCTGTTGTTTCTATAACTGAAGTTAAAGGAACACCTATTATTCAAGATTATTTTTCTGCTAATGGAATCGAACATTATACATCAGTTAAAATAGTTGATTCTGAAGAGAAGGATAAGGTAGCCCTTCTGAAAGAGGATGGTTTAATTTTAAAAGTCAATTTACTGGATGCAAAAAATATAATTGCTATTAAGGTAGAAGAATAA